The following are encoded together in the Juglans microcarpa x Juglans regia isolate MS1-56 chromosome 2D, Jm3101_v1.0, whole genome shotgun sequence genome:
- the LOC121248499 gene encoding auxin-responsive protein SAUR76-like: MAKGGKLTKLKSVLKKWNSFSKQAASRPNLSSISSVGDDDSSSAISRDLHPVYVGKSRRRYLVGSDVVDHPLFRELVERSAAGDSEDTVNVACEVVLFEHLLWMLENADPQPESLDELVEFYAC; encoded by the coding sequence ATGGCCAAAGGTGGCAAGCTAACCAAGCTCAAGTCAGTTCTCAAGAAATGGAATTCTTTCAGCAAGCAAGCTGCTAGCCGTCCCAACCTCAGCTCCATCTCCTCTGTTGGGGACGATGATTCCTCCAGTGCCATCTCCAGGGACCTCCACCCAGTCTACGTCGGAAAGTCACGCCGGCGCTACCTCGTTGGCTCCGACGTGGTTGACCACCCGCTCTTCAGGGAGCTCGTGGAAAGGTCGGCCGCCGGCGACTCTGAAGACACTGTCAACGTGGCTTGCGAGGTGGTCTTGTTTGAGCACTTGCTCTGGATGCTCGAGAATGCCGATCCACAGCCCGAGTCACTGGACGAACTCGTCGAGTTCTATGCTTGCTGA